The following coding sequences lie in one Helicoverpa zea isolate HzStark_Cry1AcR chromosome 14, ilHelZeax1.1, whole genome shotgun sequence genomic window:
- the LOC124636701 gene encoding spermatogenesis-associated protein 17-like — MATVYRLLPSAVDFYTELQERATNAENLRHDRFVAAMVINRYTRGYLVRKHVAWLAKNATIIQKAYRSHLARKFTRAALRRAVRLKHAKHYAKAATSIQALWRGHYSRRTKFCYRTYRRWLATVKERGERKAAEAAEFGIRSRADDLRILEEEARQWLAFVVFKLHHLLRTYVCAGVYSEPATTELSEFEKLLKSIHYTEYMRRLKRKYDEFVRKHRPAFSNKRLFPIIGDGSDYWYLSLAEMYELSNPVRKREDNRHRATHHGRIHKEPFLWRKVRPAGQYEGRGPFTPTRSPSPSSPPPPAPTPTVAGGDARKRTPPKDPRFHLYLKYYTPNPALFDYVDFHINVLLRRKCSVENIDKQ; from the exons ATGGCAACAGTTTACCGGCTTTTGCCGTCGGCAGTGGATTTTTACACGGAATTACAGGAAAGAGCCACTAATGCTGAAAACCTGCGTCATGATAGATTTGTGGCTGCGATGGTCATAAACCGTTATACTCGAGGATATTTGGTTCGGAAACATGTGGCGTGGTTAGCAAAGAATGCTACCATCATACAGAAAGCGTACAGAAGTCATCTGGCTAGAAAATTCACTCGTGCTGCGCTTCGACGAGCTGTGCGCCTTAAGCACGCGAAACACTATGCTAAGGCTGCTACGAGCATACAG GCACTCTGGCGCGGACATTACTCAAGGCGTACAAAATTCTGTTATCGCACATATCGTCGCTGGTTGGCCACTGTGAAGGAACGCGGAGAACGAAAGGCTGCTGAAGCCGCCGAATTTGGCATCAGAAGTCGAGCAGATGACCTCAGGATTTTAGAAGAGGAAGCGCGTCAATGGCTAGCctttgttgtttttaaattacatcATTTACTCAGAACTTACGTCTGTGCCGGAGTATATTCAGAGCCCGCTACAACAGAATTATCAGAATTCGAAAAACTACTAAAATCTATCCACTATACCGAATACATGAGAAGATTGAAGCGGAAATATGATGAGTTTGTACGAAAACACCGACCGGCTTTCTCAAATAAGAGGTTGTTTCCGATAATAGGGGATGGGTCCGACTATTGGTACTTATCGTTGGCCGAAATGTATGAACTGTCTAACCCAGTTCGGAAAAGAGAGGATAACAGGCACAGGGCAACACATCACGGACGAATACACAAGGAGCCGTTTTTGTGGAGAAAAGTACGGCCTGCGGGGCAGTATGAAGGTCGGGGTCCATTTACACCTACCAGATCTCCATCGCCTTCTTCGCCTCCGCCTCCAGCACCGACGCCCACAGTAGCTGGAGGTGACGCGCGAAAGAGAACTCCCCCTAAAGACCCTCGTTTCCACCTCTACCTTAAATACTACACTCCAAACCCTGCTTTATTCGACTACGTTGATTTCCACATAAACGTTTTGCTAAGACGAAAGTGTTCCGTCGAGAACATTGATAAACAataa